The following proteins are co-located in the Vigna angularis cultivar LongXiaoDou No.4 chromosome 2, ASM1680809v1, whole genome shotgun sequence genome:
- the LOC108318952 gene encoding uncharacterized protein LOC108318952, which produces MAEEQFTELRSRMAQIQKLCDVDHDFNPLELDTPNRCALHLENTLQHIVSDFPSFEIQDAYIHHLQEELHTVHLQSAQMADQIGLLTKIHNDDSAILEAKLEELDFSLHYIQSKDQKNISEATEGIDSPILREDCSNLAAENVDKNLELFELENKIDEMKLILKSLQDLQFTVKWFEVVEQIEDALTGLRVLAFDENCIRLSLQTHIPSFEDIFYQLSVQEDTIDAAELNHELLIEVFEGTMKLKNVQVFPNDIYLSDIVDYAKSVSKFSLQWFMQKVQDRIILSILRSLVIKDANKLRYSLEYLDKDETIVAHIAGGTDAYIKLSHGWPILRSPLKLICIKGSDDLKRASLSFHCKVEKLANSLDTHVRQNISSFVDAVEKVVIEQLQLDHTSG; this is translated from the exons ATGGCTGAAGAACAATTTACCGAGCTCCGCAG TCGAATGGCGCAGATTCAGAAGCTTTGCGATGTTGACCACGATTTCAACCCTTTAGAATTGGATACCCCCAATCGTTGCGCTCTTCATCTTGAG AATACACTGCAGCACATTGTATCCGACTTCCCTTCTTTCGAAATTCAAG ATGCTTACATACACCATTTGCAAGAGGAGCTTCACACCGTCCACCTTCAATCTGCCCAAATGGCTGACCAGATTGGCCTTCTTACCAAAATTCACAACGATG ATTCTGCCATATTGGAGGCCAAACTTGAAGAATTGGACTTTTCTTTACATTATATTCAGTCAAAG GATCAGAAGAACATATCTGAGGCTACTGAAGGCATTGATTCCCCAATTCTAAGAGAAGATTGTTCAAATTTGGCTGCTGAAAATGTAGACAAAAATTTAGAG CTATTTGAActtgaaaataagattgatgAAATGAAGTTGATTCTAAAGTCTCTGCAGGATCTTCAGTTCACAGTGAAGTG GTTTGAAGTTGTAGAGCAGATTGAGGATGCGCTCACGGGTCTAAGAGTGCTTGCATTTGATGAGAATTGCATTAGGTTGTCATTGCAGACTCATATACCATCATTTGAGGACATTTTTTATCAGCTGAGTGTTCAAGAAGATACCATTGATGCAGCTGAGCTGAATCATGAGTtgttaattgaagtttttgaaGGGACTATGAAGTTAAAGAATGTCCAG GTTTTTccaaatgatatatatttgagCGACATTGTTGATTATGCAAAGTCTGTCAG CAAGTTCTCGTTGCAGTGGTTTATGCAGAAAGTGCAAGATAGAATTATACTAAGCATACTTAGGAGTCTTGTAATAAAGGATGCTAATAAATTGAG ATATTCACTTGAATACTTGGACAAAGATGAGACTATTGTGGCTCATATAGCAGGAGGAACTGATGCGTACATAAAGTTGTCGCATGGCTGGCCCATACTTCGATCTCCATTGAAGCTGATATGCATAAAGGGATCAGATGATTTGAAGAGAGCTTCTCTGAGTTTTCATTGCAAAGTTGAG AAGTTGGCCAATTCTTTGGATACTCATGTTCGGCAAAATATATCAAGTTTCGTGGATGCTGTTGAAAAAGTAGTCATAGAACAGCTGCAGCTTGATCATACTTCAGGCTAA